Proteins from a genomic interval of Spiroplasma diminutum CUAS-1:
- the dnaB gene encoding replicative DNA helicase, which yields MNENIDFNMDNVLIDSEKAVLAIAMHSPKASFDILTQLNSEDFSLEKHQTIFEAINVVSQNSQNITITKLAEFLEDKKLLEKVGGVSYLSDVSGYFYTDEGFEDYVEIVFKNSIGRQLDRALIHIKQLRDSKSPIDEVFVIAQQKILNIKTDIKKDDATAVKETVVDVIKKIEALEKNGGLVNGVPSGFSDLDQITNGWQKGDFIILAARPSMGKTAFALNLAVNAAERQKGVAFFSLEMPKEQLVQRILSSVSGIESGSLRNAQGLTTEKWTRITAGGEQIKNMNIVIDDTPGITVLQLQSKLRKMKRDFGVEICFIDYLQLISSMSNKFDSRQNEVAAISRHLKKIARELNMPIVCLSQLSRSVEKREEKTPLMSDLRDSGAIEQDADIIMFLYRDAYYKTKEYNVGSDDPTDETDIIISKHRNGATGVVKVNFLRSYGKFIDQSKNI from the coding sequence ATGAATGAAAATATAGATTTTAATATGGACAATGTTTTAATAGATTCAGAAAAAGCAGTTTTAGCAATTGCAATGCATTCACCAAAAGCAAGTTTTGATATATTAACACAATTAAACTCAGAGGATTTTAGTTTAGAAAAGCATCAAACAATTTTTGAGGCAATAAATGTTGTTTCACAAAATAGTCAAAATATCACAATTACAAAACTTGCAGAATTTTTAGAAGATAAAAAACTTCTTGAAAAAGTTGGTGGAGTATCATATCTTTCTGATGTATCTGGATATTTTTATACAGATGAGGGTTTTGAAGATTATGTTGAAATAGTTTTTAAAAATTCAATTGGAAGACAATTAGATAGAGCATTAATTCATATTAAACAATTAAGAGATAGTAAATCACCAATTGATGAAGTATTTGTAATAGCTCAACAAAAAATTCTTAATATTAAAACTGATATTAAAAAAGATGATGCAACAGCAGTTAAGGAAACTGTTGTTGATGTTATTAAAAAAATTGAAGCTCTTGAAAAAAATGGAGGACTTGTAAATGGTGTTCCTTCAGGATTTTCTGACTTGGACCAAATAACAAATGGATGACAAAAAGGTGATTTTATAATTCTTGCTGCTCGTCCTTCTATGGGTAAAACTGCTTTTGCATTAAACTTAGCAGTAAATGCTGCAGAGCGTCAAAAAGGTGTTGCATTTTTTTCTTTAGAAATGCCAAAAGAGCAATTGGTTCAACGTATATTAAGTTCAGTTTCTGGAATTGAATCAGGTTCATTAAGAAATGCTCAGGGTTTAACAACTGAAAAATGAACTAGAATTACAGCAGGTGGAGAGCAAATCAAAAACATGAATATTGTTATTGATGATACTCCTGGAATAACTGTCTTACAATTACAATCAAAATTAAGAAAAATGAAAAGAGATTTTGGAGTGGAAATCTGCTTTATTGATTATTTACAATTAATTTCATCAATGTCAAATAAATTTGATAGTAGACAAAATGAAGTTGCAGCAATTTCTAGACATCTTAAAAAGATTGCACGTGAATTAAATATGCCAATAGTTTGTCTATCACAATTATCTCGTAGTGTTGAAAAAAGAGAAGAAAAGACTCCGTTAATGTCAGATTTAAGAGATAGTGGAGCTATTGAACAAGACGCAGATATAATTATGTTTTTATATAGAGATGCATACTATAAAACAAAAGAATATAATGTTGGTTCAGATGATCCAACAGATGAAACAGATATTATAATTTCAAAACATAGAAATGGTGCAACAGGTGTTGTTAAAGTTAATTTCTTAAGAAGTTATGGAAAATTCATAGACCAGTCTAAAAACATATAG
- the rplK gene encoding 50S ribosomal protein L11 codes for MAKRITRIAKLEFMAMQAKPGAELASLGINMPQFTQQFNDATKDRAGEIVPVVITAYDDKSCDFVLKTTPAAFMLKKAAGITKGAAKSGTETVATITADDVKKIAEYKLPDLNANTVEAAMRIIEGSARNMGIKVTGMPEKEGK; via the coding sequence GTGGCAAAAAGAATCACACGTATAGCGAAATTAGAATTTATGGCAATGCAAGCAAAACCTGGTGCAGAATTAGCTTCATTAGGAATTAACATGCCTCAATTCACACAACAATTTAATGACGCCACTAAAGATAGAGCAGGAGAAATAGTACCTGTAGTAATTACAGCTTATGATGACAAATCATGTGACTTTGTACTAAAAACTACTCCAGCAGCATTTATGCTTAAAAAAGCAGCAGGAATTACAAAAGGTGCAGCTAAATCAGGAACTGAAACAGTTGCAACTATTACAGCAGATGATGTAAAAAAAATTGCTGAATATAAATTACCTGACTTAAATGCAAATACAGTTGAAGCAGCAATGAGAATTATCGAAGGATCAGCAAGAAATATGGGTATTAAAGTTACTGGAATGCCTGAAAAAGAAGGTAAATAG
- a CDS encoding MerR family transcriptional regulator — MKKIYLNELSRRLSINESALRYYDSKNLFPKMKRDENNYRFVYEEDILYINTIICLKKTGMSLENISHYLELIEKGLESVEERQDIIINQEKIVLEKIKDLENQLEFIQQKKIYYKEMLMKK, encoded by the coding sequence ATGAAAAAAATATATTTAAATGAACTTTCAAGAAGGCTTTCTATAAATGAATCAGCACTAAGATATTACGATTCTAAAAATTTATTTCCAAAAATGAAAAGAGATGAAAATAATTATAGATTTGTATATGAAGAAGATATTTTATACATAAATACAATAATTTGTCTTAAAAAGACAGGAATGTCGTTAGAAAATATAAGTCATTATTTGGAACTTATTGAAAAAGGTTTAGAAAGTGTTGAAGAAAGACAAGATATTATAATTAATCAAGAAAAAATTGTTTTAGAGAAAATTAAAGATTTAGAAAATCAATTAGAATTCATTCAACAAAAGAAGATTTATTATAAAGAAATGTTAATGAAAAAATAG
- the rplI gene encoding 50S ribosomal protein L9, translating to MKVILLVDVKNYGKKDEIVNVSDGYATNFLIPKGLAILATKDDVSHLNVRKRKEEEIKNEKQAEINSLKEKIESLQLNFKIKTKDGKPFGSVSLSQITDRIKKEFSFDLDKRKFEKHESLNKLGLFYLKIKLDFKVVATLKVFVEGTE from the coding sequence ATGAAAGTAATTTTATTAGTAGATGTAAAAAATTATGGTAAAAAAGATGAAATTGTAAATGTATCTGATGGATATGCTACAAATTTTTTAATACCCAAAGGTCTTGCAATTCTTGCAACAAAAGATGATGTTAGTCATTTAAATGTTAGAAAAAGAAAAGAAGAAGAAATAAAAAATGAAAAGCAGGCTGAAATAAATAGTTTAAAGGAAAAAATTGAATCACTTCAATTGAATTTTAAAATTAAAACTAAAGATGGGAAACCATTTGGATCAGTCTCTCTTTCACAAATTACAGATAGAATAAAAAAAGAATTTTCATTTGATTTAGATAAAAGAAAATTTGAAAAACACGAAAGCCTGAATAAATTGGGTCTATTTTATTTAAAAATTAAACTTGATTTTAAAGTAGTAGCTACATTGAAAGTATTTGTGGAGGGAACCGAATAA
- the rlmB gene encoding 23S rRNA (guanosine(2251)-2'-O)-methyltransferase RlmB, translating into MKNYIYGKNAVENIIKNFRNEIKEVFILKGHSFDPEIYSLIKQYQIKWFSLEKHEFNLLIKEGVNHQGYIAQVKDFSYVELKNFYNDSKLKQRVLILDKIQDPQNFGSIIRSASLFGVDGIIIQETNQVQVTPAVMKASAGTIYNVPIIKVSNIKATISSLKDRGFWIYSSYLNENSISIKDIKFDNKSAIVIGNEGTGIGNKVIEASDFTFKIETTNVIDSLNVSVATGIILFELSNS; encoded by the coding sequence ATGAAAAACTATATTTACGGAAAAAATGCAGTTGAGAATATAATAAAAAATTTTAGAAACGAGATAAAGGAAGTATTTATTCTAAAAGGACATTCATTTGACCCAGAAATATATAGTTTAATTAAGCAATATCAAATAAAGTGATTTTCTTTAGAAAAACATGAGTTTAATTTATTGATTAAAGAAGGGGTTAATCACCAAGGGTATATTGCTCAAGTTAAAGATTTTTCATATGTTGAGTTAAAAAATTTTTATAATGATTCAAAATTAAAACAAAGAGTTTTAATTTTAGATAAAATTCAAGATCCACAAAATTTTGGTTCAATAATAAGATCTGCAAGTTTATTTGGTGTTGATGGAATTATCATTCAAGAAACAAATCAAGTTCAAGTAACACCAGCAGTTATGAAAGCTTCTGCAGGAACAATTTATAATGTTCCAATAATTAAAGTAAGTAATATTAAAGCAACAATTAGTAGTTTAAAAGATAGGGGTTTTTGGATATACAGTTCATATTTAAATGAAAATAGTATATCTATTAAGGATATTAAGTTTGATAATAAATCAGCAATTGTTATAGGGAATGAGGGCACAGGAATTGGAAATAAAGTCATTGAAGCGTCAGACTTTACTTTCAAAATAGAAACTACTAATGTAATAGATTCATTAAATGTTTCAGTAGCAACAGGAATAATCCTTTTTGAATTATCTAATAGTTAA
- a CDS encoding aldo/keto reductase, with translation MKTRKLGQGLEVSEIGLGCMGLSFSFPPFPTREEAVSFIRQAYEMGVTFFDTAEVYGPFDNEEILGEALEDVRDKVIIATKFGFSYTSEGKRDGVDSSEENIRRAIEGSLKRLKTNYIDLFYQHRVDPNVPIEQVAKIMKEFHQEGKIRHWGLSEASANTIRKAHAVFPVTALQSEYSLFWREPEKEIIPTLEELGIGFVPFSPLGKGFLTGAITIDTPLEPGDFRLTIPRFQNKEFLKENLKLVDFIKELAEKKQTTPAAIAIGWVLAQKNWFVPIPGTKKIERLKENLSGADVIFTNEELKEIKDRLDKIEIIGERYNEDANKMVDRS, from the coding sequence ATGAAAACTAGAAAATTAGGACAAGGTTTAGAAGTATCAGAAATTGGGTTAGGTTGCATGGGGCTAAGTTTCTCATTTCCACCATTCCCAACAAGAGAAGAAGCAGTTTCATTCATTAGACAAGCATATGAGATGGGTGTTACATTTTTTGACACCGCAGAAGTTTATGGTCCTTTTGACAATGAAGAAATATTGGGTGAAGCATTAGAAGATGTTAGAGATAAAGTGATTATTGCTACAAAATTTGGATTTAGTTATACAAGTGAAGGTAAAAGAGATGGAGTAGACAGCAGTGAGGAAAATATTAGAAGAGCAATAGAAGGTTCTCTAAAAAGATTAAAAACAAATTATATTGATCTGTTTTATCAACATAGAGTTGATCCAAATGTTCCAATTGAGCAAGTTGCAAAAATCATGAAGGAATTTCATCAAGAAGGAAAAATAAGACATTGAGGTCTAAGCGAAGCTTCTGCAAATACAATTAGAAAAGCACATGCTGTATTTCCAGTTACAGCTCTTCAAAGTGAATATTCACTATTCTGAAGAGAACCAGAAAAAGAAATTATTCCTACACTTGAAGAATTGGGAATTGGATTTGTTCCATTTTCACCATTGGGAAAAGGATTTTTAACAGGAGCAATCACTATTGACACTCCACTTGAACCAGGAGATTTTAGATTAACTATTCCAAGATTTCAAAATAAAGAGTTCTTAAAAGAAAATCTTAAACTTGTTGATTTTATAAAAGAACTAGCAGAAAAAAAACAAACTACACCTGCTGCAATAGCAATTGGTTGAGTTTTGGCGCAAAAAAATTGATTTGTACCAATTCCAGGAACTAAAAAAATTGAAAGACTTAAAGAAAATTTATCGGGAGCAGATGTAATTTTTACAAATGAGGAATTAAAAGAAATAAAAGATAGATTAGATAAAATTGAAATAATTGGTGAAAGATATAACGAAGATGCCAATAAAATGGTTGATAGAAGTTAA
- a CDS encoding peptidylprolyl isomerase: MNTIKFEIILNDGKKMNAELYPDLAPISVENFVNLIKNNYFDGLIFHRVIKGFMIQGGGMNSEMNEKGGLQPIKGEFSINGWNKNATALPHTPGVLSMARTNVMDSATSQFFIVTGDAKFLDGQYASFGKLSDEESLKIALELENIATGSHGFHDDVPLEPIIIKTMNLI; encoded by the coding sequence ATGAATACTATTAAATTTGAAATCATTTTAAATGATGGAAAAAAAATGAATGCAGAGTTATATCCAGATTTAGCACCAATATCAGTTGAAAATTTTGTTAATTTAATTAAAAATAATTATTTTGATGGACTTATTTTTCATAGAGTTATAAAAGGATTTATGATTCAAGGTGGTGGAATGAATTCAGAGATGAATGAAAAAGGTGGCTTGCAACCAATTAAGGGAGAATTTTCAATCAATGGTTGAAATAAAAATGCAACTGCGTTGCCTCACACACCTGGAGTATTGTCAATGGCAAGAACAAATGTAATGGATAGTGCAACAAGTCAATTTTTTATTGTTACTGGAGATGCTAAATTTTTAGATGGTCAATATGCATCATTTGGTAAATTATCAGATGAAGAAAGTTTAAAAATTGCTTTGGAATTGGAAAATATAGCAACTGGATCACATGGTTTCCATGATGATGTACCATTAGAACCAATTATTATAAAAACAATGAATCTTATTTAA
- a CDS encoding Cof-type HAD-IIB family hydrolase, translated as MKWWFSDYDGTINLKHNNYIDPRDLDFIKRWIKDGNKFAIATGRMEHEIRPVLESSNIPYDYMICNNGAVIYDKENGILESASIPMESRKDIIELFDTLKDEYILGYCLKDQRMGYSRVEVEEIYSNPFLNEYATKENNFEKGNNDILNSPDLNLLYFFVAVKDIEKVKKIIDGKIKGCKAVRTHQNVIEIMREDVSKAYGIKILQEINNFSLEDVYTSGDGENDIEMLELTNNSFAMRNHQTNVDKAAKYIIDNVYEIEKIKFL; from the coding sequence ATGAAGTGATGATTTTCAGATTATGATGGAACTATCAATTTAAAACATAATAATTATATTGACCCAAGAGATTTAGATTTTATAAAAAGATGAATTAAAGATGGTAATAAGTTTGCAATTGCAACGGGCAGAATGGAACATGAAATAAGACCTGTACTTGAAAGTTCAAATATTCCTTATGATTATATGATCTGCAATAATGGAGCAGTTATATATGATAAAGAAAATGGTATTTTAGAAAGTGCTTCAATACCAATGGAATCAAGGAAAGACATAATAGAATTATTCGACACACTTAAAGATGAATATATTTTAGGATATTGTTTAAAAGATCAAAGAATGGGTTATTCAAGAGTTGAAGTTGAAGAAATTTATAGTAATCCTTTTTTAAATGAATATGCAACAAAAGAAAATAATTTTGAAAAGGGTAATAATGATATTCTTAATTCTCCGGATTTAAATTTACTTTATTTCTTTGTAGCAGTTAAAGATATAGAAAAAGTAAAAAAAATAATTGATGGAAAAATAAAAGGTTGTAAAGCTGTTAGAACACATCAAAATGTAATAGAGATTATGAGAGAAGATGTTTCAAAAGCTTATGGTATTAAAATTCTTCAAGAAATTAATAATTTCTCATTAGAGGATGTTTATACAAGCGGTGATGGTGAAAATGATATCGAAATGCTTGAGCTTACTAATAATTCTTTTGCTATGAGAAATCATCAAACTAACGTTGATAAAGCAGCTAAATATATAATTGATAATGTTTATGAGATAGAAAAAATTAAATTTTTATAA
- the rpmG gene encoding 50S ribosomal protein L33 — MPQSKKKVILVCSECLSRNYTIQKSTISQRERLQIKKHCITCNAHVLHKETR; from the coding sequence ATGCCACAATCAAAAAAGAAGGTTATATTAGTTTGTAGTGAATGTCTTTCAAGAAATTATACAATTCAAAAAAGTACAATTTCTCAACGAGAAAGATTGCAAATAAAAAAGCATTGTATAACATGTAATGCTCATGTATTACATAAGGAGACAAGATAA
- the rplJ gene encoding 50S ribosomal protein L10, whose translation MSNARPAHAKKNEIVKEIAEKIKNCKGMAIAEYKNLTVAQMTELRNKAREQGIFIKVYKDSLVTRAVEELKITGLDAYLVQQNVYIFSDEEALYPAKLVAEFAKTNPDLVLKAGIYEGNVMDTAAITEIASLPSKDELYSMFASSLIYPLRQLMLTVKEIANTRSE comes from the coding sequence GTGTCAAACGCAAGACCAGCTCATGCTAAAAAGAATGAGATAGTTAAAGAAATTGCAGAAAAAATTAAAAATTGCAAAGGTATGGCAATTGCTGAATACAAAAATTTAACTGTAGCACAAATGACAGAATTAAGAAACAAAGCTCGTGAACAAGGAATTTTTATAAAAGTTTATAAAGACTCATTAGTTACAAGAGCAGTTGAAGAATTAAAAATTACAGGATTAGATGCTTACTTAGTACAACAAAATGTTTACATTTTCTCAGATGAAGAAGCATTGTATCCTGCAAAATTAGTTGCAGAATTTGCAAAAACAAACCCTGATTTAGTTCTTAAAGCAGGAATCTATGAAGGTAATGTTATGGATACAGCAGCAATTACAGAAATTGCTTCTCTTCCATCAAAAGATGAATTATACTCAATGTTTGCTTCATCACTTATTTACCCATTACGCCAACTTATGTTGACTGTAAAAGAAATAGCAAATACAAGATCAGAATAA
- a CDS encoding uracil-DNA glycosylase: MKELDREWIDLFSQNNIVEDIENILTKIEDYKEIYPPKEDIFRVFKLIKPSEIKVIIIGQDPYHGENQANGIAFSVYNKVKTPPSLKNIFKELKNDLNIDHFDNNDLSNWVKQGVFLINSCLTVEKGNPNSHKDLGWDKVILKILNNLTINNKDIIYCLWGNYAKKLYNSLVYKNEQMTIFSAHPSPFSYKNGFENSKPFSKINNILELNNNKKIDWN; the protein is encoded by the coding sequence TTAAAAGAATTAGATAGAGAATGAATTGATTTATTTTCACAAAATAATATTGTAGAAGATATTGAAAACATTTTAACTAAAATTGAAGATTATAAAGAAATTTATCCTCCCAAAGAGGATATTTTTAGAGTATTTAAATTAATAAAGCCATCAGAAATAAAAGTAATTATAATTGGTCAAGATCCTTATCATGGTGAAAATCAAGCAAACGGTATTGCTTTTAGTGTTTATAATAAGGTTAAAACTCCGCCCAGTTTAAAAAATATATTTAAAGAATTAAAAAATGATTTAAATATTGATCATTTTGATAATAACGATTTGTCAAACTGAGTTAAACAAGGAGTCTTTTTAATAAATTCTTGTTTAACTGTTGAAAAGGGAAATCCAAATTCTCATAAAGATTTAGGTTGAGATAAAGTAATTTTAAAAATCTTAAATAATCTAACAATAAATAATAAAGATATTATTTATTGTTTATGGGGAAATTATGCAAAAAAACTATATAATAGTCTTGTATATAAAAATGAACAGATGACTATATTTTCAGCTCATCCATCACCATTTAGTTATAAAAATGGTTTTGAAAATAGTAAACCATTTTCAAAAATAAATAATATTTTAGAACTAAACAATAATAAAAAGATTGACTGAAATTAA
- the cysS gene encoding cysteine--tRNA ligase: protein MKLYDSLKSELIEIDVPKVCIYTCGPTVYDFIHIGNSRPLILTDLIIRYLEHRDIKYKYLLNITDIDDKIINKAKEENQSEEDYAQKFTNAFLTDLDDLNIKRPTAIIPISSKINEILGFIDELIKKGFAYENNGNVYFDISQWENKYGMLSKQNIDHLNMGERIEIDENKKNPQDFILWKKTEIGKRWLSKWSLGRPGWHTECALMIDDFFRAPIDIHVGGIDLKFPHHENERIQYMAKNLREISSVWLHNGHLSIDNVKMSKSLKNTILVKDYVKNYGSNSLRYIFLNSNYKQPLNITQELINNSVDWVLKVETMLKTINWSVSIGDLILTNQTPIDDDFNSYKYITKFRSILKNDLNTPMAISLVDEMCKNINKQMKTKTVDLTYAKLKSILNILGFNFNIKKISIEDIEKLKEWKMLISQKEFDKADKLRESLKQENII, encoded by the coding sequence ATGAAATTATATGATTCATTAAAATCGGAATTAATAGAAATAGATGTTCCCAAGGTTTGTATTTATACATGTGGTCCTACAGTTTATGATTTCATACATATTGGAAATTCAAGACCATTAATTTTAACAGATCTTATAATAAGATATTTAGAACATAGAGACATTAAATATAAATATCTTTTAAATATAACAGATATTGATGACAAAATTATTAATAAAGCTAAAGAAGAAAATCAATCAGAAGAAGATTATGCTCAAAAATTTACAAATGCATTTTTAACAGATCTTGATGATTTAAATATTAAAAGACCAACAGCTATAATACCAATATCTTCTAAAATAAATGAAATACTTGGATTTATTGATGAACTTATCAAAAAGGGATTTGCATATGAAAATAATGGAAATGTTTATTTTGATATTTCTCAATGAGAAAATAAATATGGTATGCTTTCAAAACAAAATATTGATCACTTAAATATGGGTGAAAGAATCGAAATAGATGAAAATAAAAAAAATCCACAAGATTTCATACTTTGAAAAAAAACTGAGATTGGTAAAAGATGACTTTCAAAATGAAGTTTAGGAAGACCTGGATGACATACAGAATGTGCTTTAATGATTGATGATTTTTTTAGAGCTCCCATTGATATACACGTTGGTGGAATTGATTTAAAATTTCCTCATCATGAAAATGAAAGAATTCAATATATGGCAAAAAACTTAAGAGAGATATCAAGTGTATGATTGCATAATGGTCATCTTTCAATTGATAATGTTAAAATGTCAAAATCTCTTAAAAATACAATTTTAGTAAAAGACTATGTAAAAAATTATGGAAGTAATTCATTAAGATATATATTTTTAAATTCTAACTATAAGCAACCACTAAATATAACACAAGAATTAATTAATAATTCAGTTGACTGGGTCTTAAAAGTTGAAACAATGTTGAAAACTATCAATTGATCTGTTTCTATTGGAGATTTAATTTTGACAAATCAAACACCAATTGATGATGATTTTAATTCTTATAAATATATTACAAAATTTAGATCAATTTTAAAAAATGATTTAAACACACCAATGGCTATTTCTTTAGTTGATGAGATGTGTAAAAATATTAATAAACAAATGAAAACTAAAACAGTAGATTTAACTTATGCAAAATTAAAATCAATTTTAAATATTCTAGGATTTAATTTTAATATTAAAAAAATATCAATAGAAGATATTGAAAAATTAAAAGAATGAAAGATGTTAATATCTCAAAAAGAGTTTGATAAAGCAGATAAATTAAGAGAGTCTCTAAAACAGGAGAATATCATATAA
- the rplA gene encoding 50S ribosomal protein L1, protein MAKISKKLKAVNAKVDKTKLYSISEALKLAKETSITKFDSTVEIAFNLNVDPRHADQQIRGAIVMPGGTGKTQKVLVLTKTKVKEAEDAKADFVGAEDLIQKIAKENWFDFDVIVATPEMMAELGKIGKVLGPKGLMPNPKTGTVTMDVAKALDEIKKGKVEYRTDKEGNVHSILGKVSFNEENLMKNYSAILDVIKKAKPAAVKGTYIKNISISTTMGPGIKVLIEN, encoded by the coding sequence ATGGCTAAAATTAGTAAAAAATTAAAAGCAGTTAACGCTAAAGTTGACAAAACTAAATTATACTCAATTTCAGAAGCCTTAAAACTTGCTAAGGAAACTTCAATAACAAAATTTGATTCAACTGTAGAAATAGCATTCAACTTAAACGTTGATCCAAGACATGCTGACCAACAAATAAGAGGGGCAATTGTAATGCCTGGGGGAACTGGAAAAACTCAAAAAGTTTTAGTTCTTACAAAAACAAAAGTTAAAGAAGCTGAAGATGCAAAAGCAGATTTTGTTGGAGCAGAAGATTTAATTCAAAAAATTGCAAAAGAAAACTGATTTGATTTCGATGTTATAGTTGCAACTCCAGAAATGATGGCTGAACTAGGTAAAATTGGTAAGGTATTAGGACCAAAAGGATTAATGCCAAACCCAAAAACTGGAACAGTTACAATGGATGTAGCAAAAGCTTTAGATGAAATTAAAAAAGGTAAAGTTGAATACAGAACTGATAAAGAAGGAAATGTACACTCAATTTTAGGTAAAGTTTCATTTAATGAAGAAAACTTGATGAAAAATTATTCAGCAATCTTAGATGTAATTAAAAAAGCAAAACCAGCTGCAGTTAAAGGTACATATATAAAAAATATATCTATCTCAACTACAATGGGTCCTGGAATTAAAGTTTTAATTGAAAACTAG
- the nusG gene encoding transcription termination/antitermination protein NusG has protein sequence MEQDLFELEDELASYKGQWFVINCNSGHEDRVRGDLLQKVDTSGLEDRIFDIRISKGPVVGKNNKINEKNKFPGYLFINMNMTDETWFIVRNTPGVTGFIGSSGKGAKPLPLTVEEVSRMLEQNNNQQQKGDKSAKGDANQPKKEKVLFTANYNVKDVVRVKDGPFAGTEGQVMEMDFEKGVAVVNIELFGRITPTEFEFLNLEKAYIG, from the coding sequence ATGGAACAAGATTTATTTGAATTAGAAGATGAATTAGCATCTTACAAAGGACAATGATTTGTAATAAACTGTAATAGTGGTCACGAAGATCGAGTTAGAGGAGACTTATTACAAAAAGTTGATACATCAGGATTAGAAGATAGAATATTTGACATTAGAATTTCAAAAGGACCTGTTGTTGGAAAAAACAATAAGATAAATGAAAAGAATAAATTTCCAGGATATTTATTTATTAATATGAATATGACTGATGAAACTTGATTTATAGTTAGAAATACACCCGGAGTTACAGGGTTTATTGGCTCTTCTGGAAAAGGAGCAAAACCTTTACCACTTACTGTTGAGGAAGTATCTAGAATGTTAGAGCAAAATAATAATCAACAACAAAAAGGTGATAAATCAGCAAAAGGCGATGCAAATCAACCTAAAAAGGAAAAAGTTTTATTCACAGCTAATTACAACGTAAAAGATGTTGTTCGTGTAAAAGATGGTCCCTTTGCAGGTACTGAAGGACAAGTTATGGAAATGGACTTTGAAAAAGGTGTTGCAGTTGTTAACATCGAATTATTTGGAAGAATCACTCCAACTGAATTTGAATTCTTAAACTTAGAAAAAGCTTACATTGGCTAA
- the secE gene encoding preprotein translocase subunit SecE has protein sequence MSDKNNLKEQKAQEKLKKIQQKKARKEDKKKIKLQKKEEFTKLYNEFEGHDGTQEGKIKAAKTKKVKKVKDKIDYKLALKEAPIKFLKEVNKIQWSSRKNLGTKFLWVIIFIAIFGVFFFFIDWGFQSLFELIKII, from the coding sequence ATGTCTGATAAGAATAATTTAAAAGAGCAAAAAGCTCAAGAAAAATTAAAAAAAATACAACAGAAAAAAGCTCGTAAGGAAGATAAAAAGAAAATAAAACTTCAAAAAAAAGAAGAATTCACTAAACTTTATAATGAATTTGAAGGGCATGACGGAACACAAGAAGGAAAAATTAAAGCTGCTAAAACTAAAAAGGTCAAAAAAGTTAAAGATAAAATTGATTATAAATTAGCACTTAAAGAAGCACCTATTAAATTTCTTAAAGAAGTAAATAAAATACAATGATCTTCAAGAAAAAACTTAGGAACTAAATTTTTATGGGTTATAATATTTATTGCGATATTTGGAGTATTCTTTTTCTTCATTGATTGAGGATTCCAAAGTTTGTTTGAACTTATTAAAATTATCTAA